One window of the Lepidochelys kempii isolate rLepKem1 chromosome 23, rLepKem1.hap2, whole genome shotgun sequence genome contains the following:
- the LOC140901858 gene encoding uncharacterized protein, with protein METLVPGRMPRAGLLLLPLLLCFGTETVESTKPTALREIVDHVDKDGLAVEYAFAVSLEKATCENPSGLEQVLPRNKLQDMQEAIKQEGGLQDPDKGNIVAARMKNSPVQKLLVRTYNERSCLIFFTIHSPCAGTCQLVKRPHNILQMVSDTFRPIDHNYKAFVFRQIYRQDRDLGPKSLLEAWHRLPNVPLLRCDTNGCRDCRGNDPKTDTNACLDELQAMRQPLHPPGRGQEREQGEEGRAEDVGENRGHLWRAGEMVGQRAPLEGSVDGRAEGSVVTVGEQPDIALHQKRWRWGGGWQKGQHGKWWGAGPQLSPAPCVSPTQRPHPRPPGRPQQQQPESLRGGVAPGKRGDSEVKRLLARALETDRYLP; from the exons ATGGAAACCCTG GTGCCAGGACGGATGCCCAGAGCTggactcctgctgctgccccttctTCTCTGCTTCGGGACAGAGACTGTCGAGAGCACCAAACCCACGGCGCTCAGAGAGATTGTGGATCATGTAGATAA GGATGGGTTGGCTGTTGAATATGCCTTCGCCGTCAGCCTGGAGAAAGCCACTTGTGAGAATCCATCTGGTCTGGAACAGGTGCTGCCCAGGAACAAGCTGCAGGACATGCAGGAGGCCATCAAACAAGAGGGCGGCCTGCAAGACCCAGACAAAGGAAACATTGTGGCTGCCCGGATGAAGAACAGCCCTGTACAGAAGCTCCTGGTCCGGACCTACAACGAGAGAAGCTGCCTGATCTTCTTCACCATCCACTCGCCCTGCGCAGGGACGTGCCAGCTGGTGAAGAGGCCCCACAACATCCTACAGATGGTGAGCGACACCTTCCGCCCCATCGACCACAACTACAAGGCCTTCGTGTTCCGGCAGATCTACCGACAGGACCGGGACCTGGGTCCCAAAAGCCTGCTGGAGGCCTGGCACCGGCTGCCCAATGTGCCCCTGCTGCGCTGTGACACCAATGGCTGCAGGGACTGCAGAGGCAATGACCCCAAAACTGACACCAACGCCTGCCTGGATGAGCTGCAAGCCATGAGGCAGCCTCTGCACCCacctggcagggggcaggagagagagcagggggaagaggggagagcaGAAGATGTAGGGGAGAACAGGGGGCACCTTTGGAGGGCTGGGGAGATGGTGGGGCAGAGGGCACCATTGGAGGGTTCGGTGgatggcagggcagagggctctgtcgTAACAGTGGGGGAACAGCCAGACATTGCGCTCCATCAGAAGCGTTGGAGATGGGGAGGCGGGTGGCAAAAAGGGCAGCATGGgaaatggtggg GTGCGGGGCCCCAGCTGAGCCCAGCCCCTTGCGTCTCCCCCACGCAGCGCCCCCACCCACGGCCTCCCGGGcggcctcagcagcagcagccggagaGCCTGAGAGGAGGAGTGGCCCCGGGAAAGCGGGGAGACTCTGAAgtgaagaggctgctggcccGAGCACTGGAGACTGACAGGTACCTGCCCTAA